From Anopheles coluzzii chromosome 3, AcolN3, whole genome shotgun sequence, the proteins below share one genomic window:
- the LOC120959663 gene encoding CLIP domain-containing serine protease 14D-like, with translation MFRSVQLFAIVLYLAQPALALETDVTAGAICRVEGNFGRCVHFKNDPKYLTLLLKSTRTEQDDSYLLRYVCDRRKGLTCRTGSVNDEVCGVQMDNRIVGGQRTSIDQYPWMALLQYINHRKGTKRFACGGALLNRKFVLSAAHCFVRLPAGVELHKVRLGEWDTDSEIDCEDLDDELSCASPVQDLDYERIIIHEGYTGNHADRENDIALIELSGSAKYNDFVKPICLPEPGTPNKEKLYFGSMWAAGWGRTETASGSRFKLYVPLDLFDLQSCNETYQRRVKVPLTETQFCAMGTPGKDTCNGDSGGPLMKTMKTLHYVVGVVSFGPQRCGSGIPAVYTRVDKFYDWIVGHMVEFEN, from the exons ATGTTCCGCTCAGTACAGTTATTCGCTATCGTTTTGTATCTTGCTCAGCCAGCTCTTGCCTTAG AAACGGACGTCACTGCAGGCGCTATCTGTCGGGTGGAAGGCAATTTCGGACGCTGTGTGCACTTCAAGAACGATCCAAAGTATCTGACGCTGCTGCTAAAGAGTACCCGCACGGAGCAGGATGACTCATACCTGCTGCGGTACGTTTGCGATCGACGCAAGGGGTTAACGTGTCGGACTGGCTCGGTGAACGATGAGGTTTGCGGTGTGCAGATGGATAACCGTATCGTCGGTGGACAGCGCACGTCGATCGATCAGTACCCGTGGATGGCGTTGCTGCAGTACATCAACCATCGCAAGGGCACGAAGCGGTTCGCCTGTGGAGGGGCACTGCTGAACCGGAAGTTTGTCCTCTCGGCGGCACATTGTTTCGTGCGGCTTCCTGCAGGTGTTGAGCT ACACAAAGTGCGACTGGGCGAATGGGACACCGATTCCGAAATTGACTGCGAAGATTTGGATGATGAGCTGTCTTGTGCATCTCCGGTGCAAGACTTGGACTACGagcgcatcatcatccacGAAGGTTACACCGGAAATCACGCGGATCGCGAAAATGATATTGCACTGATCGAATTGAGCGGGTCGGCGAAGTACAACGACTTCGTAAAGCCTATCTGCCTGCCCGAGCCGGGCACACCGAACAAAGAGAAGCTGTACTTTGGCAGCATGTGGGCCGCTGGATGGGGCCGAACGGAAACAGCTTCTGGAAGTCGCTTTAAGCTGTACGTACCGCTGGATCTGTTCGATCTGCAGTCTTGCAACGAGACGTACCAAAGGCGGGTGAAGGTTCCGCTCACCGAGACGCAGTTCTGTGCGATGGGAACTCCGGGGAAGGATACTTGTAATGGAGATTCCGGCGGTCCGCTGATGAAGACGATGAAAACGCTGCACTATGTTGTTGGAGTTGTGAGTTTCGGACCGCAAAGGTGTGGCAGCGGCATCCCGGCTGTTTACACGCGCGTGGATAAGTTCTACGACTGGATCGTAGGTCATATGGTGGAGTTTGAGAATTAA